The nucleotide window AGATCCGTTGTCTTTGGCCATCACCTGGAACTGAAGTTCTCGCAACTGTTCATAGTCAAATGGTCGCTGAGCATAAAGAACCCCAGTCATCGAGTTTATGGAAATATATGAGGAGATAAGTATAGCCTCAGAATCATTGTTAAGTAAGGAATACATAACTCTGGAATTCTCTTCATGGTCAAGATCTGAAGCATGTATCCTATATAGAGATGTTCCAGATAGATTATTTTCTTGGGTGTAGATCAGGTAGTTTGTTTTATCAAACACAGGAGAATTATCATTCACATCAGAAATCAacaattttatgcttttaaaaactgACAATGGTGGAGATCCTTTGTCCACAGCTTTAACGGTGATGTTATAACTACTGACTCTTTCTCGGTCCAAGTTAGCTGAAGTCACAAGTTTGTAGTAACTATTAGATGACGGAAGTAATTGAAAGGGTAATTTTCGATCAATATCACAAACAACTTCTCCATTTTCTCCAGTGTCCATATCATAAATGTTAACAAGAGCTATAACCATACCAATTGGTGAATCTTCTGGAATGGATTCTGTTAGAGAAGTAACTGTAATATCTGGGACATTATCATTAACATCAACAATTTGTATGAACACCTTACAGTAAGCACTCAGGTCTCCTCCATCTTTAGCTTCTACAGTGAGCTCATACTTATCTTTTATCTCATAGTCCAAGTTTTCTGTTAATATAATATCACCTTTTAAAGAATCTATTGCAAAGAGTTGTCGAGCATTTTCAGGAACATCACTAAGAGAGTATGATATTTGCGCATAGGAACCTTCGTCATCATCTGTAGCATTAAGTTGAAGAATTAGAAAACCAACTGGAGTATTTTCTGGTAAGAATACCTGATATATATCCTTGGCAAATAATGGATAATTATCATTAACATCATGAACCTTGATCTTTATTAAAGTTGTGCCACTCTTTACAGGTTTTCCTCCATCAAAAGCAGTTAAAGTTAGttcaaagtaattttgtttttctcgATCAAGGGGCTTGTCCAGCACAAGTTCTGGATGCTTTTTGCCATTGATACTTACTTTTTCCctaagaataaaacaaacattgtcGCTGAGTTTATAACCCTGTAAGGAGTTGGAGCCAAGATCTGGATCTTTTGCAGGGTTAAGAGCAAATCGAGTTCCAGGTACAGTAGACTCGCTGATTCCTACATCCAAAGTACTCTTAGAAAAGGTTGGTGAGTTGTCATTAACGTCCACAATTTCCACATTAATAGTATAAAATTGTAGTGGATTTTCCATGACAGCCTCCACATTTATAGAGCAAAATTGTTGGGCCCCACATAATCTTTCTCTGTCTATTCTATTAGCAACATACAAATCTCCAGTTTGTAAACTAATGTTgaagtatgtttttttggcaCGTGAAACAATCTGAAATTTTCGAAAAGATAAATCTTTAACATTTAAGCTCAGATCATTGACTATATTTCCTACTACATACCCCTGTTTCAGCTCTTCCTTGACTGAATATTGAAGCTGAGCAGAAATAAGACCAcagctgtaaaaacaaaacaaaaatatcacttGCCATTTCATTGTCCTGTTCATGAGTCCATACATCTTCAATCTGTTTTTGCTCTTCTAAGACATAAACATATATAGATACATAATTCTGGTATGGAGACAGGGAAAAGAATGCAATGTTGCAATTATTTGCTGCTAAAATGTTCTGTGAGAAACAGTAGAGCTACATATTAAACTGGTACAGTTTAGTTATGGTAAACAGTGCCATCTATGGGTTAAATGTGGAATAGCAGACAATCTTACTGAAAATGTTACATTAGGTGGAATTTCATGTTAGGCAATGTagcaaaattaataataatatcaaagcaCAGTGTTTTTAGGATGTGCCCAATAGTTTAggtt belongs to Pyxicephalus adspersus chromosome 2, UCB_Pads_2.0, whole genome shotgun sequence and includes:
- the LOC140323507 gene encoding protocadherin gamma-B2-like isoform X21; translated protein: MYGLMNRTMKWQVIFLFCFYSCGLISAQLQYSVKEELKQGYVVGNIVNDLSLNVKDLSFRKFQIVSRAKKTYFNISLQTGDLYVANRIDRERLCGAQQFCSINVEAVMENPLQFYTINVEIVDVNDNSPTFSKSTLDVGISESTVPGTRFALNPAKDPDLGSNSLQGYKLSDNVCFILREKVSINGKKHPELVLDKPLDREKQNYFELTLTAFDGGKPVKSGTTLIKIKVHDVNDNYPLFAKDIYQVFLPENTPVGFLILQLNATDDDEGSYAQISYSLSDVPENARQLFAIDSLKGDIILTENLDYEIKDKYELTVEAKDGGDLSAYCKVFIQIVDVNDNVPDITVTSLTESIPEDSPIGMVIALVNIYDMDTGENGEVVCDIDRKLPFQLLPSSNSYYKLVTSANLDRERVSSYNITVKAVDKGSPPLSVFKSIKLLISDVNDNSPVFDKTNYLIYTQENNLSGTSLYRIHASDLDHEENSRVMYSLLNNDSEAILISSYISINSMTGVLYAQRPFDYEQLRELQFQVMAKDNGSPPLSSNATVRLCIIDKNDNAPKVLYPSPDNEGSTLFEFIPQFAEKGYLVTKVIAVDADSGHNAWLSYHLLQVPDPSLLNIGQYTGEIRLGRDIPDMTSFRQKIMILVKDNGTPSLSSTVTLNLVVAENFNLAVPEIKLQPSNSEASSNVTLYLVIAIALISLLFIVTAMITAIYKCRKTSIPPTSGMLGRNIYPQFTLGCPSEISDRSLPFPFSYDVCVTLDSKQNEIAYLKPVQNVPTDSLIDTEDVPTNNGLPSTSNIQQAQPNVDWRISQAQRPGPSGAQPTEEAGVWPNNQFETERLQAMILASANEAAEGTSGLGGSTGTMGLSARYGPQFTLQHVPDYRQNVYIPGSTLTPTNAAGKRDGKGGGNKKKSGKKDKK